The Nitrospirales bacterium genome includes a window with the following:
- a CDS encoding GTP-binding protein gives MIQKKVCMLGAFAVGKTSLVRQYVSGIFSEKYHTTVGVKIDKKVVEVDGQEMTLILWDLHGEDEYQKIRASYLRGSSGYLLVVDGTRPKTLEVMENLHRMAEEQLGVLPFVVVLNKADVLDQWEIKKETISTLEARGWVVIQGSAKTGEGVEEAFLALSRQMVSL, from the coding sequence ATGATTCAGAAGAAAGTGTGTATGTTGGGAGCTTTTGCCGTAGGAAAAACGAGCCTGGTGAGGCAATATGTTTCAGGGATTTTCTCAGAAAAATATCACACAACCGTCGGCGTCAAAATCGATAAAAAAGTGGTTGAGGTGGATGGCCAGGAAATGACCCTGATTCTATGGGATTTACATGGAGAAGATGAGTATCAAAAGATTCGGGCATCATATTTGCGGGGATCATCGGGATATTTGCTCGTGGTCGATGGGACTAGACCAAAAACTTTAGAAGTAATGGAAAATCTTCATCGAATGGCTGAGGAACAACTTGGTGTCCTGCCTTTTGTGGTGGTCTTGAATAAAGCCGATGTCTTGGATCAATGGGAAATCAAGAAAGAAACGATCTCGACGTTAGAAGCGCGGGGGTGGGTCGTCATTCAAGGAAGCGCAAAAACAGGAGAAGGGGTGGAGGAAGCTTTTTTGGCCCTTTCTCGTCAAATGGTTTCTCTGTAA
- a CDS encoding PhoH family protein — translation MSHQKPSVRLRLQLEQRTCHSYPHVRKLKLKEGVDLANLFGPHDLHLRMIESELNVDMTARGDEITIHGQPDAVMRAERILYELGEWTRDYYEIKPDDITRALRASETESPQPLKKFSLDSPLMNSSLSRGGIVPKSPTQQAYIEAIEQYDLVIAIGPAGTGKTYLAMAMALAAFNKREVSRIVLARPAVEAGERLGFLPGDMIAKVHPYLRPLYDALYSMMDIERANRLVERGEIEIAPLAFMRGRTLNDAFVILDESQNATAEQMKMFLTRLGTNSKAVVTGDVTQVDLPSSQTSGLAQIAEILQHIDAIKFIHFTEQDVVRHALVRAIIKAYDRYEQQEVHTQDTP, via the coding sequence TTGTCTCATCAGAAACCCTCTGTTAGACTTCGGCTGCAACTCGAACAAAGGACGTGTCATTCCTATCCACACGTGAGAAAACTGAAGCTTAAAGAAGGCGTTGACCTGGCCAATTTATTTGGCCCTCATGATTTACACCTACGGATGATCGAGAGTGAGTTGAATGTCGATATGACCGCTCGAGGCGACGAAATCACCATACATGGCCAACCTGACGCCGTCATGCGGGCCGAGCGAATCCTTTATGAACTCGGGGAGTGGACCCGGGATTACTATGAAATCAAGCCAGATGACATCACGCGCGCGCTGCGCGCTTCAGAAACCGAATCCCCACAGCCTCTTAAGAAATTTTCGCTCGATTCACCGCTCATGAACTCCTCCTTGAGTCGTGGTGGAATTGTCCCGAAGTCTCCCACACAGCAAGCCTATATCGAGGCCATTGAGCAATACGACTTAGTCATTGCCATCGGACCCGCCGGCACCGGAAAAACGTATTTGGCCATGGCCATGGCCCTCGCGGCATTCAACAAGCGGGAGGTCAGTAGAATTGTCCTAGCCCGGCCTGCGGTCGAGGCCGGAGAACGGCTCGGGTTTTTACCGGGCGATATGATCGCAAAGGTGCATCCCTACCTTCGCCCATTGTACGACGCGCTCTACAGCATGATGGATATCGAGCGAGCAAACCGCTTAGTGGAACGGGGAGAGATTGAAATCGCACCGCTAGCCTTCATGAGAGGACGTACGTTGAACGACGCATTTGTCATCCTGGATGAATCACAAAATGCCACGGCCGAACAGATGAAAATGTTTTTAACCAGGCTTGGAACCAACTCAAAAGCCGTCGTGACAGGAGACGTCACCCAGGTTGATCTGCCGTCCAGCCAAACCTCCGGGCTTGCCCAAATTGCAGAAATTCTTCAGCACATCGATGCCATAAAGTTTATTCATTTCACTGAACAAGATGTCGTTCGGCATGCGCTCGTGAGAGCCATCATTAAGGCCTATGATCGTTATGAACAGCAAGAAGTTCACACGCAAGACACACCGTAA
- a CDS encoding dual specificity protein phosphatase family protein, whose amino-acid sequence MDNILGSLYIGNIDDAHTPPPNISALLWTALESKLAPLPQGVILGRIPLREYTEAVPMDIESGIAWLERHLPKHQVLVACRAGMGRSVSVVIAYLCCVQGMSFDKAVEFVRERRKGTTPLPRLEQTIEKVKKRRAKPA is encoded by the coding sequence ATGGATAACATCCTCGGCTCACTGTACATCGGAAATATCGATGATGCCCACACCCCTCCGCCGAATATTTCAGCTCTGCTTTGGACGGCTCTTGAAAGCAAATTAGCCCCTCTTCCTCAGGGAGTCATTCTAGGGCGAATTCCGCTTCGGGAATATACCGAAGCGGTCCCGATGGACATCGAGTCAGGTATCGCCTGGCTTGAACGCCATCTCCCGAAACATCAGGTTCTCGTGGCCTGTCGAGCAGGTATGGGCCGTTCTGTCTCGGTCGTCATCGCCTATCTTTGCTGTGTCCAGGGCATGAGTTTTGATAAAGCGGTAGAGTTCGTCCGCGAGCGCCGCAAGGGAACCACTCCCCTGCCTCGTCTTGAGCAGACGATCGAAAAGGTGAAAAAGCGACGAGCCAAACCCGCCTGA
- a CDS encoding glycosyltransferase family 2 protein, whose product MTFDAQPWISVVIPMKDERENILPLSDQLLTFLRSREESQCAAFEIVFVDDGSTDHSARVFQDLMKEHAEVRVVSFDRNYGQTAAFDAGFRHAKGALIVTLDGDLQYDPVDIGRLLPLANHYDVVCGRRERRNDDVIRRWSSRLANSVRNAVIHDGIHDTGCSLKVFHRSVLDRIPLFKGMHRFFPALAQMYGFTVTEIPVQHFPRIHGQSKYGVGNRLFASLYDLFAVRWMQSRALNYTVKQSSRQDVSE is encoded by the coding sequence ATGACTTTTGACGCTCAACCGTGGATCTCGGTTGTCATTCCGATGAAAGATGAACGGGAGAACATTCTTCCGCTGTCTGATCAGCTGCTTACCTTCTTGAGGAGCCGTGAGGAATCTCAGTGCGCGGCATTTGAGATCGTGTTTGTCGATGACGGGAGTACTGATCACAGTGCCCGTGTGTTCCAAGACCTCATGAAGGAACATGCCGAGGTCCGTGTCGTTTCTTTCGATCGTAATTATGGGCAAACGGCAGCATTCGATGCCGGGTTTCGTCATGCGAAGGGGGCGTTGATCGTCACGTTGGACGGTGATTTACAATATGATCCCGTCGATATCGGCAGGCTGTTGCCATTGGCGAATCACTATGATGTGGTGTGTGGAAGACGTGAACGACGTAACGACGATGTGATTCGGCGTTGGTCATCCCGTCTGGCTAATAGCGTGCGAAATGCGGTCATTCATGATGGCATTCACGATACCGGATGTTCTCTGAAAGTCTTTCATCGTTCAGTCCTTGATCGTATTCCGTTATTTAAGGGGATGCACCGCTTTTTCCCAGCCTTGGCGCAGATGTATGGTTTCACGGTGACGGAAATTCCGGTTCAGCATTTTCCTCGCATTCACGGGCAATCGAAATATGGTGTCGGCAACCGGTTATTTGCCAGTCTCTATGACCTCTTTGCCGTTCGTTGGATGCAGAGTCGAGCCCTGAACTATACGGTCAAACAATCCAGTCGACAGGATGTCTCGGAGTGA
- a CDS encoding glycosyltransferase family 39 protein: MANASFFPSSAAPANSSTVRDVFLLLVLASLLLFVNLGGLGLTDRDEGSNAEAGREMLETGDWISPTLNYEPRYAKPAFVYWLLSLSYAVFGVNEFAARFPSAVFGVGLILLQYGFLAKMMGARVALFGALILLLNLETIGICRMVLTDPELVFFTTLAGYGFWVGLEGEEDTRRWAFGGFYVGMACAMLAKGPVGIIIPLVAAIPYLFITRQWNVFWKKGFPLLGMLIVCVIAAPWYVAMFSIHGTDYLAAARANTTGRFANPMEGHGGTILFYIPVLLLGFFPWSAFLPASLYQILRDCNGFRAKTCVATPEQKLLMFSGLWIVGILVFFTLSATRLPHYIFPLYPSAAIIVALFWVRSLQEPSPVGLTVSRRVLIATGYIFGLALAAAPAVYNTFVNKMTEEFPAASQMDVQLIPVMLGLVVIIGTMGVRYCLEDQAKRLYGFGVAGGMMAVFVLSVVSFALPKFSHFFIDPPQELARIAAMNLSKEDRLIQFGRKRPSLTFYAQRKIYQINPGEDEKFQPHVKTAGRTMIILQSHLRGKLPASVSDYPEVLKNNGFSLLASESLVKER, translated from the coding sequence GTGGCTAACGCATCCTTCTTTCCTTCTTCCGCAGCTCCAGCCAATTCCTCCACGGTACGTGATGTATTCCTCCTGCTGGTCCTGGCGAGCCTTCTGTTATTCGTCAACCTTGGCGGGCTTGGGTTAACGGATCGAGATGAAGGCAGCAATGCCGAAGCTGGTCGTGAAATGTTGGAGACGGGAGATTGGATTTCTCCGACATTAAACTATGAACCCCGCTATGCCAAGCCGGCCTTTGTGTATTGGCTGCTCAGCCTGTCTTACGCCGTGTTTGGCGTCAACGAATTTGCCGCCAGATTCCCATCAGCCGTCTTTGGGGTTGGGCTGATTCTTTTGCAGTATGGTTTTCTGGCCAAAATGATGGGAGCACGGGTCGCTCTCTTCGGCGCACTTATCCTGCTGTTAAACCTTGAGACGATCGGTATCTGTCGTATGGTGCTGACCGACCCGGAGTTGGTGTTTTTTACAACCTTGGCTGGCTATGGTTTTTGGGTAGGCTTGGAAGGGGAGGAGGACACCAGGCGATGGGCCTTTGGCGGCTTTTACGTCGGGATGGCCTGTGCCATGTTAGCGAAAGGTCCGGTGGGAATCATTATTCCTCTTGTAGCCGCCATTCCTTACCTGTTCATAACCAGACAATGGAACGTTTTCTGGAAGAAAGGCTTTCCATTGTTGGGCATGTTGATTGTGTGTGTGATCGCGGCACCCTGGTATGTCGCCATGTTCAGTATTCATGGAACCGATTATCTGGCTGCGGCGCGAGCGAATACAACCGGTCGTTTTGCCAATCCCATGGAAGGTCATGGCGGCACCATTCTCTTCTATATTCCTGTGTTGTTACTCGGATTTTTCCCCTGGAGTGCCTTTCTCCCCGCATCGCTCTATCAAATACTGAGAGACTGTAACGGCTTCAGAGCTAAGACCTGTGTGGCGACTCCTGAGCAAAAGCTTCTCATGTTTTCAGGACTATGGATCGTCGGGATCCTGGTGTTTTTTACGCTCTCAGCGACAAGATTACCCCATTATATTTTCCCGCTCTATCCGTCTGCCGCCATCATCGTCGCCCTGTTTTGGGTGCGGTCTCTCCAGGAGCCTTCTCCGGTAGGCCTGACGGTAAGCAGAAGAGTATTGATCGCGACTGGTTATATTTTTGGCTTGGCCCTGGCTGCGGCTCCAGCGGTCTATAACACGTTCGTGAACAAGATGACGGAGGAGTTTCCGGCCGCGAGCCAGATGGATGTCCAACTCATTCCCGTCATGCTTGGCTTGGTCGTGATTATCGGAACGATGGGCGTCCGGTATTGTCTGGAGGATCAAGCGAAACGCCTGTATGGGTTTGGCGTGGCCGGAGGAATGATGGCCGTGTTCGTGTTGAGCGTCGTCTCGTTTGCCCTGCCCAAATTCAGTCACTTTTTTATCGATCCGCCCCAGGAGTTAGCCAGGATCGCTGCCATGAATCTCTCAAAGGAGGACCGGTTGATTCAGTTTGGACGAAAACGTCCCTCCTTGACGTTCTATGCCCAACGCAAGATTTACCAGATTAATCCGGGAGAGGATGAGAAATTTCAACCTCATGTAAAGACAGCAGGGCGAACAATGATTATCCTGCAGTCTCATCTTCGCGGGAAGTTGCCCGCATCAGTCTCCGACTATCCAGAAGTCCTAAAAAACAACGGGTTTTCTCTTCTCGCCAGCGAATCACTCGTGAAGGAACGATGA
- the mutM gene encoding bifunctional DNA-formamidopyrimidine glycosylase/DNA-(apurinic or apyrimidinic site) lyase, translating into MPELPEVEVVLQQLRSCILDSSIQEFHIKRSDIIRTGHSSHEWYHGATVAHLARKGKSLIFTCKKALDTRYILAELGMTGLFLFERPSQGYEKHIHLTFTLRGPQETKLHYWNPRRFGRVYLLNDEGLTQFVQRRFGADPFELTPQAFHALIQTSRGRMKDFFLDQHKLAGIGNIYANEILFDACVHPHARGNRLSRPTIARLYTSTQRILEQAIRSGGSSIRDFRAPDGRRGQYQNVHQIYQKTGLPCPRGCLTSIKRLPTARSSFVCPSCQKRS; encoded by the coding sequence ATGCCAGAGCTTCCTGAAGTTGAAGTGGTTCTCCAACAGCTTCGCTCATGTATTCTCGACAGTTCCATCCAAGAGTTTCACATCAAACGGTCAGATATCATCAGAACCGGACACTCCTCCCATGAATGGTATCACGGCGCGACCGTGGCGCATCTCGCGAGAAAAGGCAAAAGCCTTATTTTTACCTGCAAGAAAGCCTTGGACACCCGCTACATCCTGGCTGAACTCGGTATGACCGGGCTATTCCTTTTTGAGCGACCGAGCCAAGGGTATGAAAAACACATTCACCTCACGTTCACGCTGAGAGGACCACAAGAAACCAAATTGCACTACTGGAATCCTCGCAGGTTTGGACGGGTGTATTTATTGAATGACGAGGGGCTCACTCAATTCGTCCAACGTCGATTCGGGGCGGACCCATTCGAGCTCACACCACAAGCATTTCACGCACTCATCCAGACGAGTCGAGGACGAATGAAAGATTTCTTCCTCGATCAGCACAAACTCGCCGGAATCGGAAACATCTATGCCAATGAGATTCTCTTCGATGCCTGCGTGCATCCTCACGCGCGAGGAAACCGCTTATCACGACCGACGATCGCCAGACTCTATACATCGACCCAACGTATCCTTGAACAAGCGATCCGGTCCGGAGGCTCATCCATACGGGATTTTCGCGCTCCCGATGGCAGGCGCGGACAGTATCAAAATGTTCATCAGATCTATCAAAAAACCGGGCTCCCCTGCCCTCGCGGCTGTCTTACATCGATCAAACGACTGCCCACGGCCCGTAGCTCGTTTGTCTGCCCGAGCTGTCAAAAGCGATCATAA
- a CDS encoding phosphatase PAP2 family protein, which translates to MIPSFLQSCFQCDSPATPSAIPPHAALPVCALAVVIVIGGLSALSQIDFPVIQFIRATPVPFLEPFGRIGNQLGHGSTLVILSGLALLSGYIGKRQKLLFVGVQSLLAHALAGLITQIIKHTVGRPRPRLAHQDHWEIGPSFQSGLDAFPSGHSSASFAVAAVFARHFPRYAWMLYLTAASVAFSRIIKGSHFPTDACAGAFIGYVIGTIVSRPLRQWRTTGIDSLVTGLPFFITATGLLWIAVQKPSMEVLYVMISGTGVLVAALGYSVRLRERFAKSRTEQDSHRRLRISSLFMTMGLALCTGSFLIIVLSALSGVAWWLAYAHQDEVSEHTALRETTGHALPATAQEGLLGIGLLLMLGLIYSARGLIPLL; encoded by the coding sequence GTGATTCCATCATTTCTTCAATCATGCTTTCAATGTGACTCTCCAGCAACACCTTCGGCCATTCCTCCTCATGCCGCTCTTCCTGTTTGCGCCCTCGCTGTAGTGATCGTCATCGGGGGATTGAGCGCATTGTCGCAGATCGACTTTCCAGTCATCCAGTTTATTCGCGCTACGCCTGTCCCATTTCTCGAACCGTTCGGACGCATCGGCAACCAGCTCGGCCATGGCTCCACGTTAGTCATCTTGTCAGGCCTGGCGCTGTTGTCGGGCTATATCGGAAAACGCCAGAAGCTCCTGTTCGTGGGCGTACAATCGCTCTTGGCTCATGCCCTTGCCGGACTCATCACGCAAATCATCAAACATACCGTTGGGCGACCGCGCCCAAGACTTGCGCACCAGGATCACTGGGAAATCGGGCCATCATTTCAAAGCGGGCTAGATGCCTTTCCTTCTGGCCATTCTTCAGCCTCGTTTGCTGTGGCCGCGGTCTTTGCCAGGCATTTTCCTCGCTACGCATGGATGCTTTATCTGACAGCAGCCTCCGTCGCCTTCAGCCGCATTATTAAAGGCTCTCACTTTCCTACGGACGCTTGCGCGGGAGCCTTCATAGGCTATGTGATCGGGACGATCGTTTCACGGCCATTACGACAATGGAGAACAACAGGTATCGATTCACTGGTGACAGGACTTCCATTCTTCATCACAGCTACAGGGCTCTTATGGATCGCCGTTCAAAAGCCATCCATGGAGGTCCTCTACGTGATGATTTCCGGAACAGGGGTACTCGTCGCAGCCTTAGGATATAGTGTCCGACTTCGCGAACGGTTTGCGAAATCAAGAACTGAGCAGGATAGTCACCGCAGACTCAGGATCAGTTCGCTCTTCATGACCATGGGTTTGGCCCTCTGTACTGGGTCATTCCTTATTATCGTACTCTCAGCTTTATCAGGTGTCGCTTGGTGGCTTGCCTATGCCCATCAGGATGAGGTGAGTGAGCATACTGCTCTTAGAGAGACCACCGGTCATGCGTTACCAGCCACGGCACAGGAAGGACTGTTGGGAATTGGACTCCTCCTCATGTTGGGGCTCATCTACTCAGCACGAGGATTGATTCCATTGCTGTAA
- the ftsY gene encoding signal recognition particle-docking protein FtsY, with protein sequence MGWLQRLQDGLTKTRKSVQGSLRRLISSGPDQAVLEEVEEALLSADVGVRVVDRLLEQIRTEGVSTDSSDPLQPFKDTLVKIFDAIPSASLEDLVRHGPRPYVLLAIGINGVGKTTTVAKLGKKFQQANLQPLFVAADTFRAAATEQLLTWGNRIGIEVIRHQQGADPAAVVYDGMAAAKSRKSDVVLIDTAGRLHTKVNLMQELEKMKRVIARELPGAPHEVLLTLDGTLGQNTITQAKQFHEALGVTGIALTKLDGTAKGGVVVALAEELQIPIRLIGVGEGEDDLQDFRAHEFVDALLHMDEISKP encoded by the coding sequence ATGGGTTGGTTGCAACGGTTACAAGACGGACTGACAAAGACCCGTAAAAGTGTACAGGGGTCGCTCAGGCGTCTGATCAGTTCCGGGCCTGATCAAGCCGTGCTTGAAGAAGTTGAAGAAGCCCTGCTGAGTGCGGATGTTGGCGTTCGTGTCGTCGACCGCTTGCTCGAGCAAATTCGTACCGAGGGGGTGTCGACCGATTCCAGCGATCCTCTCCAACCGTTCAAAGACACGCTCGTGAAAATCTTCGATGCCATACCTTCGGCGTCTCTGGAGGACTTGGTTCGACACGGTCCACGCCCCTATGTTCTCCTCGCGATCGGCATCAATGGTGTGGGAAAAACCACGACAGTCGCCAAACTGGGAAAGAAATTTCAGCAAGCGAATCTCCAACCGTTATTCGTCGCAGCTGACACATTCCGGGCCGCCGCCACCGAACAACTTCTGACCTGGGGCAATAGAATCGGCATTGAAGTGATACGCCATCAACAGGGAGCGGACCCGGCCGCTGTCGTGTATGACGGTATGGCGGCAGCAAAGTCTCGAAAAAGCGACGTGGTTCTCATCGATACCGCTGGCCGTCTTCACACAAAAGTCAATCTCATGCAGGAACTCGAGAAAATGAAACGGGTGATCGCCCGTGAACTTCCAGGCGCCCCCCACGAAGTCCTTCTGACGCTCGATGGGACATTGGGCCAGAATACGATCACTCAGGCGAAACAGTTTCATGAGGCATTAGGAGTGACCGGGATTGCGCTCACAAAACTCGACGGGACTGCAAAGGGAGGAGTAGTCGTCGCTCTCGCAGAAGAATTACAGATACCGATACGACTGATTGGAGTAGGCGAAGGAGAAGATGATCTCCAGGATTTTCGAGCCCATGAATTTGTCGACGCCCTGTTGCACATGGATGAGATCTCCAAACCATAA
- a CDS encoding lipid-A-disaccharide synthase N-terminal domain-containing protein, protein MPSTEVIWVTIGFFGQSLFFCRWVLQWVVSERKNESSIPIPFWYMSLVGSLIVLCYAIYRKDPVFIAGQSVGAVVYLRNLVLIHRAQKRVPSG, encoded by the coding sequence ATGCCATCGACTGAAGTGATATGGGTAACGATTGGTTTTTTCGGACAGAGTTTATTCTTTTGTCGTTGGGTGCTCCAATGGGTTGTCTCGGAACGCAAGAACGAGAGTAGCATTCCCATCCCCTTTTGGTACATGAGTCTTGTGGGGAGTCTGATCGTCTTATGTTACGCCATTTACCGGAAAGATCCTGTGTTTATCGCGGGACAGAGCGTTGGCGCCGTCGTCTATCTCAGAAATCTTGTCCTGATTCATCGGGCTCAGAAGCGAGTGCCGAGTGGCTAA
- the ybeY gene encoding rRNA maturation RNase YbeY, with protein MSVILRNRLRQTPIKTRTLRRVAQLILEQAGAGEAELGLELVGNRRMQTLNQRYRQLDRPTDVLAFPLWEGPGPRTPLLGDVIISVPMAESQAKIYGHSVDQELAQLLTHGILHLVGYDHERGKREAQRMRRKERAILHSLRPVPKILG; from the coding sequence ATGTCCGTGATCCTCCGTAATCGACTCCGCCAAACACCGATCAAGACACGTACCCTTCGCCGCGTGGCACAGCTCATCCTTGAACAAGCCGGTGCTGGAGAGGCTGAGCTTGGCCTTGAACTCGTCGGCAACAGACGTATGCAAACGCTCAATCAACGGTATCGTCAACTCGACAGGCCCACCGACGTTCTGGCGTTTCCCCTTTGGGAAGGACCCGGACCACGCACTCCCCTGTTGGGTGATGTTATTATTTCGGTTCCGATGGCGGAATCACAGGCCAAAATCTACGGGCATTCCGTCGATCAAGAACTTGCCCAGCTCCTCACGCACGGCATCTTGCATTTAGTGGGCTACGACCATGAACGCGGAAAACGGGAAGCTCAACGCATGCGCCGCAAAGAACGTGCGATTCTTCACTCACTGCGCCCGGTCCCTAAAATTCTAGGATAG
- a CDS encoding OmpA family protein, giving the protein MASPSHGTTTSPSHKGTDPASRDLTKLRTLLLAPEQRQLENIQKKIDSLSIDEKSVGRILPNAIILRSQQDSQLAKSLSPIIEDSFSHSIQKSPQKIADAISPIMSPAIRKAILAALRGMVQSLNQTLEHSVSLKGLKWRVEAFRTGKPFAEIVLLHTLRFRVEQVFLIHRETGILLQHAAAEIESIQDEEVVSGMLTAIQDFVRDSFGGKQADVLESLRVGELTVWIEQGPQALLAGVIRGNPPQELHEVFQDALETIHVECSSTFDRFSGDVSAFDRARPDLEDCLQAQFQGNSSKPSFLLLTWLGLIGAGLVWWGGLAYMEHQRWAQFLKQIEQEPGIIVTSVSQDHGTSIVNGLRDPLSVEPAELARQAGLSPESIEFRFEPYFSTTPEFLELRALSLLQPPPSVKMTVENAHLLVSGKAPHDWVRRLENFSQTIPGLTKVVTEHLIDTDVERFDALRGKLEKTHIFFSKGSSHLSGPEAMDLNSLSQLIHQLDDSARNLNQLVRVEIRGQTSQDGSLETNRKLRLARASSVLQSLRLSGLTNTQVEAVGSKSDDSKEKTIDPDSSRRVLFRVKLIK; this is encoded by the coding sequence ATGGCTTCTCCTTCTCATGGGACGACAACGAGCCCTTCTCACAAAGGGACTGATCCGGCTTCCCGGGATCTCACAAAGTTACGAACACTCCTGCTCGCTCCTGAGCAACGACAACTCGAGAACATACAAAAAAAAATAGACTCGCTCTCCATTGACGAGAAGAGTGTCGGGCGCATTTTGCCGAATGCCATCATATTGCGCTCTCAACAGGATTCGCAGCTCGCGAAGTCCCTGTCTCCGATCATCGAAGACAGTTTTTCCCATTCCATTCAAAAGTCTCCTCAAAAGATTGCCGATGCTATTTCACCAATCATGTCGCCCGCGATTCGCAAGGCTATCCTCGCGGCGTTGCGTGGGATGGTGCAGTCGCTCAACCAAACATTAGAACACAGTGTGTCTCTCAAAGGGTTGAAGTGGCGAGTCGAAGCGTTTCGCACCGGAAAACCGTTCGCGGAAATCGTTCTGCTCCATACGCTGCGTTTCCGTGTGGAGCAAGTGTTTCTCATTCACCGTGAAACAGGCATTCTGCTTCAGCATGCGGCTGCAGAAATCGAGTCGATACAAGACGAAGAAGTCGTTTCCGGTATGTTGACGGCCATTCAAGATTTTGTGCGAGATTCCTTTGGCGGAAAGCAGGCTGATGTCCTGGAGTCGCTTCGTGTCGGAGAATTGACGGTTTGGATTGAACAGGGCCCCCAGGCTCTCTTGGCCGGAGTGATTCGGGGGAATCCTCCCCAGGAATTGCACGAAGTTTTTCAGGACGCCCTTGAGACGATTCATGTCGAATGCTCATCGACTTTTGACCGGTTTTCAGGAGATGTGAGTGCGTTCGATCGGGCGCGCCCTGATCTGGAAGACTGTCTGCAGGCGCAATTTCAAGGGAATTCATCGAAGCCTTCCTTCCTGCTCTTAACTTGGCTGGGTCTTATCGGTGCCGGACTGGTCTGGTGGGGGGGCTTGGCTTACATGGAACATCAACGGTGGGCACAGTTTCTCAAGCAGATTGAGCAGGAGCCTGGCATCATCGTGACCTCGGTAAGTCAAGATCATGGAACGAGTATTGTCAATGGTCTCAGAGATCCTCTTTCGGTCGAACCAGCCGAACTCGCCAGACAGGCTGGATTGTCTCCTGAATCCATCGAATTTCGGTTTGAGCCCTATTTTTCGACAACCCCGGAATTTCTGGAATTGAGAGCATTATCTCTCTTGCAGCCGCCACCATCAGTCAAGATGACCGTGGAAAACGCACATCTTCTGGTCTCCGGTAAGGCTCCCCACGACTGGGTGCGTCGCCTGGAAAACTTTTCTCAAACCATTCCAGGACTCACGAAAGTGGTTACTGAACATCTCATTGATACAGATGTGGAACGTTTTGATGCACTTCGTGGGAAATTAGAGAAGACTCACATTTTCTTCTCAAAGGGCAGCTCCCATTTATCTGGACCTGAGGCAATGGATCTGAACAGCCTTTCTCAACTCATTCATCAACTGGACGATTCAGCCAGAAATCTCAACCAACTCGTGAGGGTGGAAATACGAGGACAGACCAGTCAGGACGGCTCGTTAGAGACGAACAGGAAGCTTCGGCTTGCTCGGGCTTCTTCCGTATTACAGAGTCTCAGGCTTTCTGGTTTAACCAATACGCAGGTTGAAGCCGTGGGGTCAAAAAGTGATGATTCCAAAGAGAAAACGATCGATCCTGACTCGTCTCGGCGTGTCTTGTTCAGGGTGAAATTGATCAAGTGA